The Actinopolyspora erythraea genome has a segment encoding these proteins:
- a CDS encoding HD domain-containing protein, with amino-acid sequence MTLYAWAFEVSREKLAESLPRRWSHVQGVAERARGLRPVSGGDADLLEAAAVLHDVGYAPDLATTGFHPLDGAVFLRDIGAPDRLVHLVAHHSYAVLEAELRGLSNELGDFMDEGGVLRDALWYCDLNTTPDGTEVDARYRIAEIQQRYGPEHLVTRFITEGSPELLAAVDRTRTRLDSAVVS; translated from the coding sequence ATGACGTTGTATGCGTGGGCGTTCGAGGTCTCGCGGGAGAAGCTGGCGGAGAGTTTGCCGCGCCGTTGGTCGCATGTTCAGGGTGTTGCCGAACGTGCTCGGGGGCTTCGTCCGGTCTCCGGTGGCGATGCTGATCTGTTGGAGGCTGCGGCGGTCCTGCACGATGTGGGCTACGCTCCGGACTTGGCCACAACCGGTTTCCACCCGTTGGACGGGGCGGTCTTCCTCCGCGACATCGGTGCCCCGGATCGGTTGGTGCACTTGGTCGCGCATCACTCGTACGCGGTGCTGGAAGCCGAACTTCGCGGGCTCTCGAACGAACTCGGGGACTTCATGGACGAGGGCGGTGTTCTTCGTGATGCGTTGTGGTACTGCGATCTGAACACCACTCCGGACGGTACGGAGGTGGACGCGCGGTACCGCATCGCCGAGATTCAGCAGCGTTACGGACCGGAGCATCTGGTTACCCGGTTCATCACCGAGGGATCGCCGGAACTGCTCGCGGCCGTGGATCGCACGCGTACGCGGCTGGATTCGGCGGTGGTCAGCTGA
- the dusB gene encoding tRNA dihydrouridine synthase DusB, with amino-acid sequence MSLASATAPLRIGPYSVDPPVVLAPMAGITNLAFRKLCREYGSRDSLYVCEMITARAVVERNAKTLRMMSFDEGEHPRSMQLYGVDPATMAEAVKIVVGEGWADHIDTNWGCPVAKVTRKGGGAALPYKRRLFGEIISAAVRAAEPAGVPVTAKFRVGIDDEHTTHLDAGRIAEEAGAAAVALHGRTAAQRYSGTADWEQIARLKETVRGIPVLGNGDIFRAADARRMMDSTGCDGVVVGRGCLGRPWLFRELHAELRGEPIPEPPDLGEIRGIVYRHACLLTELMGEEKALRDLRKHMSWYFMGFPVGSELRRRLGVVTTLDELAGLLDQLDPEVPFPSEAEGPRGRQGSPGRVALPEGWLDDPEDNSVPVGADMDHSGG; translated from the coding sequence ATGTCGCTCGCGTCAGCCACCGCACCGCTTCGGATCGGACCGTACTCGGTCGATCCTCCCGTGGTACTCGCTCCGATGGCGGGCATTACGAACCTCGCCTTCCGCAAGTTGTGCCGGGAGTACGGCAGTCGTGACTCGCTCTACGTCTGCGAGATGATCACCGCCCGCGCGGTCGTGGAGCGCAATGCGAAGACGCTGCGGATGATGAGCTTCGACGAGGGGGAGCACCCGCGTTCGATGCAGCTCTACGGCGTGGATCCGGCGACCATGGCCGAAGCGGTCAAAATCGTCGTGGGCGAGGGCTGGGCCGACCACATCGACACGAACTGGGGTTGTCCGGTCGCCAAGGTGACCCGCAAGGGCGGCGGAGCGGCCCTGCCCTACAAGCGCAGGCTGTTCGGGGAGATCATCTCCGCCGCCGTGCGGGCCGCCGAGCCGGCCGGTGTTCCGGTCACGGCGAAGTTCCGGGTCGGGATCGACGACGAGCACACCACCCACCTGGACGCGGGGCGCATAGCGGAGGAGGCCGGAGCGGCGGCCGTGGCCCTCCACGGCCGGACGGCGGCCCAGCGGTACTCCGGGACAGCGGACTGGGAACAGATCGCCCGGTTGAAGGAAACCGTGCGCGGCATCCCGGTGCTGGGCAACGGTGACATCTTCCGGGCGGCGGACGCCCGGAGGATGATGGACAGCACCGGCTGTGACGGTGTCGTCGTCGGACGCGGCTGCCTGGGCAGGCCGTGGCTGTTCCGGGAACTGCACGCCGAGCTGCGGGGCGAGCCGATCCCCGAGCCTCCCGACCTCGGCGAGATCCGGGGAATCGTCTACCGCCACGCCTGTCTGCTGACCGAGCTCATGGGGGAGGAGAAGGCGCTGCGTGACCTGCGCAAACACATGTCGTGGTACTTCATGGGCTTTCCCGTGGGGTCGGAGCTTCGGCGCAGGCTCGGCGTGGTCACCACCCTCGACGAGTTGGCCGGGCTGTTGGACCAGCTCGATCCGGAGGTCCCCTTCCCCTCGGAGGCGGAGGGACCGCGCGGCAGGCAGGGTTCCCCGGGCAGGGTGGCGTTGCCCGAGGGCTGGCTGGACGATCCGGAGGACAACTCGGTGCCGGTCGGCGCGGACATGGACCACAGCGGGGGGTGA
- a CDS encoding superoxide dismutase family protein, whose amino-acid sequence MRSATKAVLTVLALALAAPTAAQAEPASGNRHDRAVAHGVFAPYHETAEAITYAPELVPPGARMGVFANDLPGERTTVLAALEGLRPNRTYGAHVHTRPCGPEGSDAGPHFQQVPAPEGVSGDPAYANPRNEVWLDFRTDASGNAVTGAVGDWTPHRGEASSVVIHEHRTRTAPGVAGEAGARLACLNVPF is encoded by the coding sequence ATGCGATCCGCGACGAAAGCCGTGCTGACCGTACTCGCCCTGGCACTCGCTGCCCCCACCGCCGCACAGGCCGAACCCGCCTCCGGTAATCGCCACGACCGCGCGGTGGCACACGGGGTCTTCGCCCCGTACCACGAAACGGCGGAAGCGATCACCTACGCGCCGGAGCTGGTGCCGCCGGGGGCGCGGATGGGAGTGTTCGCGAACGACCTGCCGGGCGAGCGCACCACCGTGCTGGCGGCGCTCGAGGGGCTGCGGCCGAACCGCACCTACGGTGCTCACGTACACACCCGGCCGTGCGGCCCCGAGGGGTCGGACGCCGGTCCGCACTTCCAGCAGGTACCCGCTCCGGAAGGCGTCTCCGGCGATCCGGCCTACGCCAACCCGCGCAACGAGGTGTGGTTGGACTTCCGCACCGACGCGTCCGGTAACGCCGTGACCGGCGCTGTCGGTGACTGGACCCCGCACCGGGGCGAAGCGTCCTCGGTGGTGATCCACGAGCACCGCACCCGCACCGCCCCCGGGGTGGCCGGCGAGGCCGGTGCGCGGTTGGCCTGCCTGAACGTGCCGTTCTGA
- a CDS encoding DMT family transporter, whose product MTDSGRDRTWLVAIATAMWGTDALWRMPLANSLPSTTVVLCEHLIVTLLLVPLLPRAWRAFARCRGRHRAAALVVGAGTSALATMLFTAAFGYGDPVTPVVLQKLQPVFAALASFLLLREGFRRGYLAFALPALAGAWLLAFPNPVQVSVSRLMPALLALGAAALWAAGTVLGRVLSRELAPVEVTTLRYSIGLPTVALVLLLRDGSISEGLSNIGDALAVGWANIGGLLLLALIPGLLALSLYYLGLRTTPAARATLAELSFPATAAVVGVGVLGETLTLTQWVGFVLLVAMITGLGWNERAGDRKVVAPEPALARG is encoded by the coding sequence ATGACTGATTCGGGGCGCGACCGCACCTGGCTGGTCGCGATCGCCACCGCGATGTGGGGGACCGACGCGCTGTGGCGGATGCCGCTGGCGAACAGCCTGCCGAGCACGACCGTGGTGCTGTGCGAGCACCTGATCGTCACGCTGCTGCTGGTGCCGCTGCTGCCCCGCGCGTGGCGCGCGTTCGCCCGGTGCCGGGGGCGGCACCGGGCGGCGGCGCTGGTGGTGGGGGCCGGTACCTCCGCGCTGGCCACGATGTTGTTCACCGCCGCGTTCGGCTACGGCGATCCGGTCACGCCCGTGGTGTTGCAGAAACTGCAGCCGGTGTTCGCCGCGTTGGCCTCGTTCCTGTTGCTGCGCGAGGGGTTCCGCCGTGGGTACCTGGCCTTCGCGCTGCCCGCGTTGGCGGGCGCGTGGCTGCTGGCGTTCCCGAATCCCGTGCAGGTGAGCGTCTCGCGGTTGATGCCCGCGCTGCTGGCGCTGGGTGCGGCTGCCCTGTGGGCCGCCGGAACGGTGCTCGGCCGGGTGCTCAGCCGTGAGCTCGCTCCCGTGGAGGTGACCACGCTGCGCTACTCGATCGGATTGCCCACGGTGGCGCTGGTGTTGCTGCTCCGGGACGGTTCGATCTCCGAAGGGCTCTCGAACATCGGCGACGCGCTGGCGGTGGGCTGGGCCAATATCGGCGGACTGCTGCTGCTCGCGCTGATCCCCGGCCTGCTGGCGCTCAGCTTGTACTACCTCGGGCTGCGCACCACCCCCGCGGCCCGGGCCACACTGGCGGAGCTCTCGTTTCCCGCCACCGCGGCCGTCGTCGGAGTCGGCGTGTTGGGGGAGACGCTGACTCTCACCCAATGGGTGGGTTTCGTGCTGCTGGTCGCGATGATCACCGGACTCGGCTGGAACGAACGCGCTGGTGACAGGAAGGTCGTAGCACCGGAACCCGCGCTCGCGCGCGGTTGA
- a CDS encoding NUDIX hydrolase: MSKRDYYGDPQAPAANSLVVAVAVAVVVRDDSGRVLLIERTDNDLWALPGGAQDIGETTRQAALREVAEETGLTVEITGIVGIYSDPRHVIAYDDGEVRQEFSIVFAARPAAGRLRPSSESRRVHWIQPEKLDSLTMHPTMRMRIEHAFQERSRPYLS, translated from the coding sequence ATGAGCAAGCGGGACTACTACGGCGATCCGCAGGCCCCGGCGGCCAACAGTCTGGTGGTGGCCGTGGCCGTGGCCGTGGTGGTCCGCGACGATTCCGGCCGTGTGCTGTTGATCGAGCGCACCGATAACGACCTGTGGGCACTGCCCGGCGGAGCACAGGACATCGGCGAGACCACCCGACAAGCCGCCCTGCGCGAGGTCGCCGAGGAGACCGGGCTGACCGTGGAGATCACCGGCATCGTGGGTATCTACTCCGACCCGCGACACGTGATCGCCTACGACGACGGTGAGGTCCGCCAGGAGTTCTCGATCGTGTTCGCCGCCCGGCCGGCGGCGGGACGACTACGGCCCAGCAGTGAGAGCCGCCGCGTGCACTGGATCCAACCCGAGAAGCTGGATTCGCTGACCATGCACCCCACGATGCGGATGCGCATCGAGCACGCGTTCCAAGAGCGATCCAGGCCGTATCTCAGCTGA
- a CDS encoding Shedu immune nuclease family protein, with amino-acid sequence MSSSFITRFSRDEGHPSRYIYRVFDEAPTDDEDDWDWTSEVVYTTPAGRKQLQLQVARTEGAVRKLKIQKVPTNGDRTKLDTVLELNREQATRLIEMLRAVDVIPVEGGESVRVDDQLLRDIFADPSAVKNIYSQYPNHFRELIENDAEADDVIALKHRRNVVAQMRRWLEDKEEFDAAAAKSNGPERAWQELLENNPWILGVGLGGKLYTSWDKRKLEQDVTGRSVKGVGKRVDALLRTTGLIRSLTFAEIKHHRTQLLDKKENYRAGCWKPSDEVAGAVVQAQQTVHLACSSLDDYLPDTSSEGERLPSGTFLLRPRSFVIVGTLNQLTGSEGGAVLDKVRSFELFRRNLSEPEIITFDELVARAEWHVESAAQESVT; translated from the coding sequence GTGTCAAGCAGCTTCATCACGCGGTTTAGCCGGGACGAAGGGCATCCGTCGCGCTACATCTACCGGGTCTTCGATGAGGCACCCACTGACGATGAGGACGATTGGGATTGGACGAGTGAAGTGGTCTACACGACACCCGCGGGACGTAAGCAGTTGCAGCTCCAAGTGGCGCGTACCGAGGGGGCGGTTCGCAAGCTAAAGATTCAGAAGGTGCCAACTAACGGTGACCGTACGAAGCTCGATACAGTTCTGGAGCTGAATCGCGAGCAGGCGACACGTCTGATTGAGATGCTGCGGGCGGTCGATGTTATCCCGGTTGAGGGCGGAGAGTCAGTTCGCGTTGATGATCAACTTCTCCGTGATATTTTCGCTGACCCATCAGCTGTGAAAAATATATATTCACAATATCCTAATCACTTCCGAGAGTTGATCGAAAACGATGCTGAAGCAGATGATGTGATAGCGCTTAAACATCGCAGGAATGTTGTGGCTCAGATGCGTAGATGGCTAGAGGACAAGGAGGAATTTGACGCGGCAGCTGCCAAATCAAACGGCCCCGAGAGGGCGTGGCAAGAATTGCTTGAAAACAACCCTTGGATCCTCGGGGTAGGGCTCGGAGGGAAGCTATATACGTCCTGGGACAAAAGAAAACTCGAACAAGATGTCACAGGGCGAAGCGTCAAAGGAGTTGGCAAGAGGGTAGATGCTCTCCTGCGCACAACTGGACTCATCCGTTCGCTCACCTTTGCCGAGATAAAGCACCATCGGACACAATTGCTCGATAAAAAGGAAAATTATCGCGCCGGTTGTTGGAAGCCATCGGATGAGGTCGCAGGAGCTGTCGTCCAAGCACAACAGACCGTCCACCTAGCGTGCAGTAGCCTCGATGACTACCTGCCGGACACTTCGTCCGAAGGAGAACGACTCCCATCTGGCACGTTCCTCCTTCGGCCGAGGTCCTTCGTTATCGTGGGAACGTTGAACCAACTAACTGGCTCTGAAGGAGGGGCTGTACTCGACAAGGTCCGAAGTTTCGAATTGTTTCGACGGAACCTAAGTGAGCCAGAAATTATAACTTTCGACGAACTGGTAGCTCGCGCCGAATGGCACGTCGAGTCGGCAGCGCAAGAATCAGTAACATAA